The DNA window GTGGACACGTCGGAAGATTACTGTGTCTGATTTGCCGCGCCTGCGGCACGGCGTGTTCGCGGCCCCCTCGGTCTCGCTGACCCGTTCGAGCGACCTGCAAGCAGTCGCTAGCGGCCGAGCCATCGAGACTCGCGCCTGCGGTGCATGCGCTTCGACGACTCGGCTGAGTTCGATGGCCGCGCCTGCGGCGCGGACGCGACACCGGCCGCGAACGTCGCCCGCAAGACTCGCTCCGTCGTAGTCGCGATTGTGGGCGTGTCGCCGATCAAACGCAGTCGACCAGCGCAGTGATTGTTTCGCGCATATCCGGGGCCATCGGCAGTTCGTCCAGGGCGGCGGCATCGATCCAGGCGAAGGCGTCGTGTTCGCCCGGTGCCAGCTCCACCTCGCCCGGCTCCACCTCGACGACGAAGCTGTACTTGCGGACTCGGGCCTTGGTTCTGGTGGCGTAGTCGAAGCCCCCGAGGAAGTCGGTGATATCGCGCACTCGCAGGCCCGTCTCCTCGAACAGTTCCCGCGCCACGCATTCGGCCAGGGTTTCTCCGGATTCGACTCCGCCACCGGGCAGTTCGTACATGCCGCCGCGGTAATCGTCCGGCACGCGGCGGACTACCAGGAGTTTGCGGTCGCGGAATACCGCAACACCGACGACGAAATCGCTGATCCCATCGCGCTGCGCCGCGTCGCGGAGTTGTCGCTCGATGCGTGCGAGCGTTTCCGGTCGCATCTGTTCGTCGCCTCCGGTTCCATTGTGGCACATGGTGTTACGAATCCGGCATCCGCGCGGACGGATTGCCCGGTGCGGTAGCGGGCCGAGCTGACCACTGATTCGACGAACCAGTCGGTACTGCTCGCCTGCCGTTCACCCGCCGGTCGCTGGCGACTGCTTCCATGTCGCTGGCGAAGATCAGCTCGCGTAAAATGCCGAGTGCAGGACAATTTACTAGGAATACGGAGTACCACGTCGTAAGTGCTCCTACCCTGAAAGGTGATCGGTGCACGGTCCCGAGAGGAGGACCACGATGTCCACACTCACGACACCACACATCGATGTCCATCGCGGCGGCGACCGCATGAAAACGCGCGTGTCCTGGCTGGACTCGAAGCACTCGTTCTCCTTCGGCGAGCACTACGATCCCGACAACACCCATCACGGGCTGTTGCTCGTCAATAATGACGATATCGTTTCCCCTGGTCAGGGCTTCGAAACCCATCCCCATCGGGATATGGAGATCGTGACCTGGGTGCTCGGTGGCAGCCTGGTGCACCAGGATTCCCTGGGCCACAGCGGCGTCATCTACCCGGGCCTCGCCCAGCGGATGAGCGCGGGCACCGGAATTCTGCATTCGGAGAAGAACGACTCCTGGCGGCTGCACGACGG is part of the Nocardia sp. NBC_00565 genome and encodes:
- a CDS encoding NUDIX hydrolase, with amino-acid sequence MRPETLARIERQLRDAAQRDGISDFVVGVAVFRDRKLLVVRRVPDDYRGGMYELPGGGVESGETLAECVARELFEETGLRVRDITDFLGGFDYATRTKARVRKYSFVVEVEPGEVELAPGEHDAFAWIDAAALDELPMAPDMRETITALVDCV